TGTTGGTCACCGTGATCGGCTCTGCGCCGCCCAATGCCCGGCGCAGATCGTTGAGGACGAGTTGATCGCCGGGCGCCACCGCGTCGTAGTCGGCGGGATCGGTGAATTCCAGTGCGAGCACCCCGAAGTTGGCGAGGTTCTGCCAATGGATGCGGGCGAACGACTTGGCGATCACCGCCTGCAGGCCGAGGTAGCGGGGTGCGATCGCGGCGTGTTCACGTGACGAGCCCTGGCCGTAGTTCTCTCCGCCGACGATGATGTGGCCGGATGGAGTGGATTGGGCTCGTTGCGGATACGTCTCGTCGATCTGGGTGAAGCTGAACATGGCGAGTTTGGGGATGTTCGACCGGAACGGCAGCGCACGCGCACCAGCCGGTGAGATCTCGTCGGTGGAGATGTTGTCACCGACTTTGAGCAGGACCGGTGCCTCGATCACATCGGGCAGCGGCGTGAGCTCGGGGAGGCTGGAAATGTTGGGGCCTTTCACGACTTCCACGGCGCGAGCCTGCTCGGGTGCGGCGGGGGCGACCAGCATGGCGGTGTTGACGCTGAAGTGCGTGGGCAGGTCGAGCTCCGGGTATTCGATCCCGTTGTCGGCCGCCCACTGCCGCGGATCGGTGATGACGCCCGTGATCGCCGATGCCGCAGCGGTTTCCGGCGAGCACAGCCACACCGAATCCTCCTTGGTGCCGGACCGGCCGGGGAAGTTGCGCGGCATGGTCCGCAGTGAGTTGCGGCCGGTGGCCGGGGCCTGGCCCATTCCGATGCAACCCATGCAGCCGGCCTGGTGGATACGCGCACCGTTGATGACGAGTTCGGTGGTGGCACCCATCCTGGTCAGGTCGGTGAGGATCTCGCGGGAGGTGGGGTTGACGTCGAAACTGACGCCCGGCGACGTCTGACGGCCGTGCACCATGGCCGCGGCGATCGCGAAGTCGCGTAATCCGGGGTTCGCGCTGGAGCCGATCACGACCTGGGCCACCGGTTCGCCGGCCACCTCGGCCACCGGGACTACGTTGCCGGGTGAGGACGGTTTGGCGATCAGCGGTTCGAGCGCCGACAGGTCGATGACCTCGTCGATGTCGTAGTGCGCGCCGTCGTCGGCGACCAGTTCGACCCAGTCGTCGCCGCGGTCCTCGCCGGTGAGGAACTCCCGCACCGCGTCGTCGCTGGGAAACACCGTCGTGGTGGCCCCGAGTTCGGCACCCATGTTGGCGATGACGTGGCGATCCATGGCCGACAAGCCCGCCAGGCCGGGGCCGTAGTACTCGATGATGCGGTTGACGCCGCCTTTGACGTCATGGCGCCGCAGCATCTCCAGGATCACATCTTTGGCCGAACACCATTGCGGGAGTTCGCCTTCCAGCCGGACACCCCAGATTTCAGGTGCACGTAGGTGCAGCGGTTCGCCGGCGATGGCCAAAGCCACTTCGAGCCCGCCGACACCGATCGCCAGCATCCCAAGCGATCCGGCCGCCGGGGTGTGGGAGTCCGAGCCCACCATCGTCTTGCCGGGTATGCCGAAGCGCTGCATGTGGGTCGGGTGCGAGACCCCGTTGCCG
This genomic window from Mycolicibacterium neworleansense contains:
- a CDS encoding aconitate hydratase, producing MPESVTQKLIGSHLVSGSMTPGDEIAIRIDQTLTQDATGTLVMQELEALGLDRARTEVSVQYVDHNLLQTDEKNAEDHEYLRTAAQHFGLWFSKPGNGVSHPTHMQRFGIPGKTMVGSDSHTPAAGSLGMLAIGVGGLEVALAIAGEPLHLRAPEIWGVRLEGELPQWCSAKDVILEMLRRHDVKGGVNRIIEYYGPGLAGLSAMDRHVIANMGAELGATTTVFPSDDAVREFLTGEDRGDDWVELVADDGAHYDIDEVIDLSALEPLIAKPSSPGNVVPVAEVAGEPVAQVVIGSSANPGLRDFAIAAAMVHGRQTSPGVSFDVNPTSREILTDLTRMGATTELVINGARIHQAGCMGCIGMGQAPATGRNSLRTMPRNFPGRSGTKEDSVWLCSPETAAASAITGVITDPRQWAADNGIEYPELDLPTHFSVNTAMLVAPAAPEQARAVEVVKGPNISSLPELTPLPDVIEAPVLLKVGDNISTDEISPAGARALPFRSNIPKLAMFSFTQIDETYPQRAQSTPSGHIIVGGENYGQGSSREHAAIAPRYLGLQAVIAKSFARIHWQNLANFGVLALEFTDPADYDAVAPGDQLVLNDLRRALGGAEPITVTNTTRATTFAVRHRLSPRQIRHVLAGGLIPWLAAQQKN